A single genomic interval of Apis cerana isolate GH-2021 linkage group LG14, AcerK_1.0, whole genome shotgun sequence harbors:
- the LOC108000634 gene encoding uncharacterized protein LOC108000634: MASIEESWKEATDGLDSGICDTWFTKLQEAYSEEKRTYHNLDSLRDKLNCYYEIKDNLKNPQAVLLALFFQNFEYDPKALDGENKNLEHFNTFADEAEIPTDAVLREETCELLKVAATHSTDAHKIGGAFGGEDAHYFLDLDMAVLGSSPENYAEYREKIRGEYCFLSEPMYTALRLKVLQNFVQIPNIFATKEFREKYEEQARQNIQTEVELLS; the protein is encoded by the exons ATGGCATCAATAGAAGAAAGTTGGAAAGAAGCAACTGATGGTTTAGATAGTGGTATCTGTGATACATGGTTCACAAAACTCCAAGAAGCTTATTCAGAAGAAAAACGTACTTATCATAATCTAGATTCCCTtcgtgataaattaaattgttattatgaaattaaggATAACTTAAAAAATCCTCAAGCTGTGCTTCTTgccttattttttcaaaa cTTTGAATATGATCCCAAAGCATTAGATggtgaaaacaaaaatttagagcattttaatacatttgcaGATGAAGCTGAAATTCCtact gaTGCAGTATTAAGGGAAGAAACTTGTGAACTTTTGAAAGTAGCTGCAACACATAGTACTGATGCACATAAAATTGGTGGTGCCTTTGGTGGTGAAGATGCTCATTACTTTTTAGATTTGGACATGGCTGTGTTAGGTTCTTCTCCAGAAAATTATGCagaatatagagaaaaaatacGTGGAGAATATTGTTTTCTTAGTGAGCCAATGTATACTGCATTACGTTTGAAG gtATTGCAGAATTTTGTGCagattccaaatatttttgccACAAAagaatttcgtgaaaaatatgaagaacaAGCAcgacaaaatattcaaactgaAGTTGAATTGTTGtcttag
- the LOC108000639 gene encoding dynein light chain Tctex-type 5: MDSHLTNQENEAPKYQNTYRLNAYNPFKIDPVDKIVKMIMINKLEDISYDGMECSKICESVATDIREKIKNLNFDRYKIVVNLTIIEKANQGIQSIMGFLADTKRDNYSTFTYEARTFYAYCFAFGIYYE; encoded by the exons atggatAGTCATCTCACGAATCAGGAAAATGag gCGCCAAAATATCAGAACACTTATCGTTTGAATGCTTATAATCCTTTTAAAATAGATCCAGTGGATAAGattgtaaaaatgataatgataaataagcTAGAAGATATCTCTTATGATGGTATGGAATGCTCGAAAATTTGTGAGTCAGTAGCCACCGATatcagagaaaaaataaaaaatttgaactttGATCG atataaaATCGTGGTCAATCTAACCATCATAGAGAAAGCTAATCAAGGTATACAATCAATTATGGGATTTCTTGCGGATACCAAGAGAGATAATTATTCTACATTTACATACGAAGCTCGAACATTTTACGCTTATTGTTTTGCATTTGGaatttattacgaataa